One part of the Coffea eugenioides isolate CCC68of chromosome 10, Ceug_1.0, whole genome shotgun sequence genome encodes these proteins:
- the LOC113750484 gene encoding NAC domain-containing protein 68-like has translation MADNIPIGFRFRPSEEELISLLWLKVTNQLDETDHVKEKILYGEGAEPWDVLGDDDVRWQFCDDSGKGASTKRMVYVFTKLRKLSAKKAARTAGLGTWDGETKSYPVEGMITGEKIGSRRMLSYVLNSGSIRVKGGWIIHEYWLDGALLNGLNNSHNTDYVLCRIIKDDSKYTKVKESAKKGKVAKEKEVGNRGCREVVLGKRKMNLEQESSQASKKSCSNPMDELPNLVNCD, from the coding sequence ATGGCTGACAACATTCCTATAGGGTTTCGTTTTAGACCCAGTGAGGAAGAACTGATCTCCCTACTTTGGCTGAAGGTTACAAACCAGCTTGATGAAACGGACCATGTGAAGGAGAAGATACTTTACGGCGAAGGTGCAGAACCGTGGGATGTTTTGGGGGATGATGATGTTCGTTGGCAATTCTGTGATGATAGCGGAAAAGGGGCTAGCACGAAAAGAATGGTCTATGTCTTTACCAAGTTGAGGAAATTGAGCGCCAAGAAAGCTGCGAGAACGGCTGGTTTGGGGACGTGGGACGGAGAAACGAAGTCGTACCCAGTTGAGGGTATGATTACTGGTGAGAAAATTGGGTCAAGGAGGATGCTAAGTTATGTTCTGAATTCTGGTTCAATACGGGTGAAAGGTGGCTGGATAATACATGAGTATTGGCTGGATGGTGCATTATTGAATGGGTTAAACAACAGTCATAATACTGATTATGTTCTTTGTAGGATAATAAAGGATGATTCTAAGTATACCAAAGTCAAAGAATCTGCAAAGAAAGGAAAGGTTGCCAAAGAAAAGGAGGTTGGAAATCGTGGATGCCGTGAAGTTGTCCTGGGCAAGAGAAAGATGAATCTTGAACAAGAAAGTTCACAAGCGAGTAAGAAGTCATGTAGCAATCCAATGGATGAGTTGCCTAATTTGGTTAATTGTGactag